A genomic stretch from Colwellia sp. Arc7-635 includes:
- a CDS encoding cation diffusion facilitator family transporter: protein MVTTSHAQDEQRLLKLSLYAAGIFVLIALACALLTRSNSILFDGIYSLISFFMALVTLKVADLVERPNDDQFHFGYTAIEPTLNLFKSLIVIVTCIFAVFGAVNSLLSGGNSAEYGMAIFYGIFATVGCFVIAWIMKQRSQHLSSDLVGVDAKTWFIDGLLSASILLGFIGAWLLEHSPFHEYAPQVDPILLIILGLAILPIPGQIMIISFKEIINRAPPEVLVKEIEQRLAACLTEIDYDHLELRVSKRGRDLYLLVHIVVSEEFDLESIEQLDDIRQSSELTLREWNPAILMDILFIKDKALAG, encoded by the coding sequence ATGGTAACCACCTCCCACGCGCAAGATGAACAACGTTTATTAAAGCTATCTCTCTACGCGGCTGGGATTTTTGTTTTAATCGCACTTGCTTGTGCATTATTGACAAGATCCAACTCCATTCTATTTGATGGAATTTATTCACTTATTTCATTTTTTATGGCACTGGTAACACTAAAAGTGGCCGATCTTGTTGAACGACCCAATGACGATCAATTTCATTTTGGTTATACCGCAATAGAGCCGACGCTTAATTTATTCAAATCATTAATCGTTATTGTAACCTGTATATTTGCGGTGTTTGGTGCTGTAAACAGTCTACTATCAGGGGGGAACTCTGCCGAATATGGTATGGCGATTTTCTACGGTATATTTGCAACTGTTGGCTGCTTTGTGATCGCATGGATAATGAAGCAACGTAGCCAACATCTGAGTTCTGACTTAGTCGGTGTTGATGCTAAAACCTGGTTTATCGATGGCTTATTAAGTGCTTCAATTTTACTTGGTTTTATTGGTGCATGGCTGCTAGAGCACTCACCATTTCATGAATACGCTCCCCAAGTTGATCCTATTTTATTGATTATATTAGGCCTGGCTATTTTACCTATTCCGGGTCAAATCATGATCATTAGCTTTAAGGAAATTATCAACCGAGCTCCACCAGAAGTATTAGTCAAAGAAATTGAACAACGACTCGCCGCGTGTTTAACCGAAATTGATTATGATCATCTTGAGTTACGTGTGAGCAAACGCGGACGTGACCTTTATTTATTAGTCCATATTGTTGTCTCTGAAGAGTTTGATCTTGAAAGCATTGAGCAATTAGATGACATTAGACAAAGTAGCGAACTAACATTGAGAGAGTGGAACCCGGCCATATTGATGGATATACTCTTTATCAAAGATAAAGCGCTCGCAGGATAA
- a CDS encoding response regulator transcription factor, which yields MQNEQIIYVVDDDEGIREGLQLLLETSGHSVALFSSGIDFLGNYHSAIHGCIILDIRMPRMSGLDLQQKLKALGSTLPIIFITGHGDIPMAVEAMRQGAIDFIRKPFREQDLLDRINQALAIDAGNTIHQHEEDTVATKLALLSDREVQIFERVAKGEMNKSIAYELGISERTVEVHRSQVMKKLEVRTLAELVRFKLQTENHLV from the coding sequence ATGCAAAACGAACAAATCATTTATGTCGTAGATGACGACGAAGGCATTCGCGAGGGTTTACAGTTATTGTTAGAGACAAGTGGCCACTCGGTAGCGCTTTTCAGCAGTGGAATAGATTTTTTAGGAAATTATCATAGCGCTATTCATGGTTGCATAATACTCGATATTCGTATGCCTAGAATGTCAGGACTAGATCTTCAACAAAAACTTAAAGCTTTAGGCTCAACCTTGCCTATAATTTTTATTACCGGACATGGCGATATTCCAATGGCAGTAGAGGCTATGCGCCAAGGGGCAATTGATTTCATCCGTAAACCGTTTAGAGAACAAGATCTGCTAGACAGAATTAATCAAGCACTGGCTATAGACGCCGGAAATACTATACATCAGCATGAGGAAGATACTGTTGCCACTAAACTTGCGTTGTTATCAGATAGAGAAGTACAAATATTTGAACGTGTAGCAAAAGGTGAGATGAACAAAAGTATTGCCTACGAACTAGGGATCAGCGAAAGAACTGTTGAAGTGCATCGCTCGCAAGTCATGAAAAAACTAGAAGTGAGAACATTAGCCGAACTCGTTAGATTTAAGCTGCAAACCGAAAATCATCTCGTTTAA
- a CDS encoding abortive infection family protein yields MSTEIEFINDDFDRAEYFQSLVLTKATGGDVDEKHYSQMRQHFMANPNYSTMIPRWVKNNRNIDQFWQYIKNKFPTYVERRIFLNEELNPLLEYIETKQTLPPAKSIDEVLSKFDSNGIHFAWQKALERKTQDPEGAITISRTILESVCKHILLAKSIEFNETNIEISELYRLTAKELNLSPDQHTEKIFKQILGGCSGIINGLGTLRNKHGDAHGSSPRAIKPKPRHAELAVNLAGTMALFLISTYEAIETERAVHSAL; encoded by the coding sequence GTGTCAACGGAGATAGAATTTATTAATGATGATTTTGATAGAGCTGAGTACTTTCAGAGCTTAGTTTTAACAAAAGCAACAGGTGGTGATGTTGATGAAAAACATTACTCACAAATGCGTCAGCATTTTATGGCAAATCCAAACTACTCAACAATGATTCCTCGATGGGTTAAAAACAATAGGAATATCGATCAATTTTGGCAATACATTAAGAATAAGTTTCCAACTTACGTCGAACGCAGAATTTTCTTAAATGAAGAGTTAAATCCACTTTTAGAATATATTGAAACAAAACAAACTTTGCCACCAGCTAAGAGTATTGATGAAGTACTAAGTAAATTCGACTCAAACGGCATTCATTTCGCGTGGCAAAAAGCACTTGAGCGTAAAACTCAAGATCCTGAAGGCGCAATTACTATATCACGCACTATTCTTGAGTCAGTATGTAAACATATTCTCCTTGCAAAAAGTATAGAGTTTAATGAAACTAATATTGAAATATCTGAACTATATCGACTTACAGCAAAAGAACTCAATCTATCTCCCGATCAACATACTGAAAAAATATTCAAACAAATATTAGGAGGTTGCTCAGGTATCATCAATGGTTTAGGCACGTTAAGAAATAAACATGGTGATGCTCATGGGTCAAGTCCACGCGCTATAAAACCAAAACCTAGACACGCTGAGTTAGCCGTTAATTTAGCTGGTACAATGGCATTATTTCTAATATCAACATATGAAGCAATCGAAACTGAAAGAGCTGTTCACAGTGCATTGTGA